The following nucleotide sequence is from Aspergillus luchuensis IFO 4308 DNA, chromosome 1, nearly complete sequence.
CACTAAGAGCAGAGTAGCTCAGTGCGGCAAAGTTCCTCCAGCTCGGTGGTGCCGAGGATGCTTGTCCCTCGAGAAGACCTGCTTCAGAGCCAGCATGCCGCTCGAGATCCGAGGTCTCGTCTTCGCTCACTCCGCTAATCGGCACCGGCGCTGAGGATGAACTATGCTGAGAATCTGCGTCAGGGTGGTATTCTTCCTCGTTCATCGGCTCTGCCGACTCGTGAGCCTCCGCCGCTTTGTTCTGCGACATTGACCGAACCACGTCGCCTTTACAGATGGGACAAGTTCGCCGGCGGGTTGTCAGCCAAGGCGTGCTGCAAGATCGTTAGTACGAGCATGATTGACAACGGACTCAAGGATCGTTACTCACATGCACTCCGCGTGGAACTCGTGGCCGCAGGGCAAACTCATCACCCTGCTCTGCCCATCCACATATTCCTCCAGGCACACAACGCATTCCACTTGCCGGCCGGTGTATTTCCGGCGCCACAGAGTGGATCCCGATTTGCCCTTCCTCGATGACGACATTCTGGATGCACTCGCATTCGAGACATGTGACTCTCGCTGCGACCGAGACAGCTGGGCTCCTGAACGGCTCTTTGCACCCAACAATGGCGAGGTTGGCGACACTGGACCAGGGCTAACAGATCGTGGCGAGCTGGTttccgaggaagaggtggaccTCGCAATAGTATGATAAGTTCGCACTGGGAGGCGATCGACGAGGGACTTTGGAGCGCGCCATCGTCTGCGCCGGATACGAGaccgcagcaacaacaggaCGTAGACAACGGTCAGCGTGAGCAACGGGCTGACAACCAAAACGAGGAGGGTATCGAAGAAAGGACTGGTCGACATGCTCGTGGGCGTGAGAGTGACCCACAAGCCGTCGTGTTCAGCCGCATTCACACCCTGGCCGTTCTGGGTTGTCGCATCATGCAGTTTCTGGTCTACGGAAGTGATTTGCCCATGGGCGCTAGAACTTGGGCTGGGACCTGGCTTGTCCGTGGCCCAGAAGAAATGCCTGGCAAACCAACCGTTGCGCTGGGAAGAGGATCCTGGTTTCACATCATCATACACGGACTTGTGGCCGGAGTACTCCATCTTCGACTCTTTTTCAACGCTAGACTTCTCGACCGTGCGATACTCGCCACTTCCAGGAGTGATGCTGCCACCCTTCAAGGTCGCGGGAGTGGGGTGCGAGCCCTTGACGCCGGTATGCACCTTATTCCCGGCGGCGTCGGTTGTACTGGTAGGAGATGGAAGGATGCTGCCCTTCGGAACTACTAGGTCCGGATCTCTCCAGTCCTGCACACCAATGACAAATCCATCACCGTCTGTACTGCTCGACGAGGTACCCGACTTTTTGAGGTCTTCGGCAACACCATCGGTTTTCGTTCGGGAAGTCTTTCGCTCGGTCTCGTCCTGTGATGGCTCCTGTTCGTCCCAGCGATCTAATAGAATCCAATTGATGTTTCCGCTGCTTGGCGGGCGACGGCTGTCCTCCGGTGGATACCAGACGGGTCCACCATGGTTGCTGAAACCGAACAATGACAGAAGAGCGTGGAAGAGCCCAGACTTCTGCTTTGGGGGCACCGCACTATCATGAACTACTGCTTTGTGACTTGAAATTGGCGACGCAGTGGCAGAGGTAGTCGCCGTAGCGTCCATGCGTTGTTTCCCGACACTGCCGTGAGTGGAGATTTTAGTGTGTGTTCCTGATCCATCGTCTGCGGCCGAGTCCTCCCCTTGCGGGGGGACTAAGGATGACAGCAGATGTGCCGTAGTATGAGATGTGAAGAGGGCGGGGATCGTCACGTTGGATGTATCACCCCGTGCATACATCGTGACGAGGCTGCCTCCTCGGGTGTCATCCCCCACAATCAAAGCAATTCCTCCACGCCGCTGGACCCACTTGACCTTCTCCAAGAAGCCGCAGCCGCCCCTACTCAGAAGGACGACTTTGCCGTCGATCTCGGCGCTTTCTTGCAAAGACTGGATGTCAGCATGGGCAGCTTGTCGGTTCGAAGAGGGTTCCCCGTGCTTGTCCATGGCGCCTGAGTCCGACACTTCTGACTCGGGCAGcgggtggtggagatggtcaTCCGTGCCGTCATTTGTCACCGGGGGTGCTACTTTGGTACCAGAGTCATGCTGCAGGTCGATATCCGGTTGGGGAATCGCTTGGCGATGGCTTTGTGGCACGGTCGGCTCGTTTCCAGGAGTAGACCCCGACTTCCCAGTTGTAGTATCTGCACCTCCGCCTGACTTCGGACCATCTCCCTCACCCCAACCCGGGATATCGGAGCATCCTAGCTCTCCTTCCGCTCCAGCGGTTGTTCGTTCCCCAAAGCCACTGCCAATCCAGAGTTGCCCGCTAAGTCCCTTATCCGGCAGCAGAGGGCCAAACGCAGCAGGTCGGGCCAGGAAAAAGGTGGAGTTGTCATCGGTGAGGCTGATGATGGCGGACGGCGGGAACAGGGATGAGGGGatgttgaaggagaagagggcgTGTAGACCCGTCGCTCGACCAGCGAGTGAATCGGGGGTGGACACCCTAGGCGAGGAGGTTAAAGCAGAAAAgaaggtgaggatgatggggagaaagatgagGCAGAAGACGACAGCAATCAAACGTGGTGGTCGCATAGTTGAGAGGGTGTGTTGGAATATGCAATAGAACAGATATTGCTTGGCCGAGGGGGGTgcgggaaggaaagaagccCAGGAAGATCAACGCTCAGGGCCAGCGGGTTTCGTGCAGGAAGGCGATGTTCTTAGGACCAATCAGACGGTCGATGAATCGCAACAGAACGGACACTCATCGAGAGCGCACgggaagggagaaggagggtaGGCGCGAAGGAACAAGATGATAAGGAgagtgagtaagtagtagtcgtaGTTAGGAAGTCGCCGTGGTCAAGCAATGACGGGCTGGTACTTTAGAAGCCAACCAGACAAGGATGacggggagagaagaagaatagggACATGGACGGTAGTAGGGTGGTAAgtagggagaaggggatggaaatggggatggggatgggaatgggatggatgggacgatgtggaggaggaagaaaggcaAAAAGAATGATCAACAACTTGTGAGCGAGTCGCCGGACACGCAAGCACAGCCTCTTTTCTCTGTCCCCTCCGTGTCTCTCCCTCAGTAAgtattagttagttagttagttagtagtttcCCTGTCAGACAGTTCGGCTTGGGGGGCAGTTAGTCACGGGATTGATTCCCTGCCTGAGGGAGGGGAGTTCCCTTAACTAATTCATTAGTGGCTTCCTCAGGTTTTGTCAGGCAACCGCCATACCTTTTCACCCTGAACTTATCTCGTACTACAGAGAACTACGTCACAGACCCTGCGCCCGTGCATTTTGGGCTGGGCTGCCCAATTCCATCAGCAGTTCTTCAATTTAAAATTTGACTTAGAAATTAGATAGTCTATGATTCGtgactcttttcctttcacGAGAcccttttataattattattgtatTCTATATGGTGTGGCGCATGGCAGCATCTTTCATTTGTGtcacaccctcctcccattCTTTTACCATACAATACTGAATACTATTTCCtcaatttaatttaaatccACAG
It contains:
- a CDS encoding PA and RING finger domain protein (COG:O;~EggNog:ENOG410PGTS;~InterPro:IPR001841,IPR003137,IPR013083;~PFAM:PF17123,PF02225,PF13923,PF13639,PF14634, PF00097,PF13445,PF12678;~TransMembrane:1 (n6-16c21/22o607-627i)) codes for the protein MRPPRLIAVVFCLIFLPIILTFFSALTSSPRVSTPDSLAGRATGLHALFSFNIPSSLFPPSAIISLTDDNSTFFLARPAAFGPLLPDKGLSGQLWIGSGFGERTTAGAEGELGCSDIPGWGEGDGPKSGGGADTTTGKSGSTPGNEPTVPQSHRQAIPQPDIDLQHDSGTKVAPPVTNDGTDDHLHHPLPESEVSDSGAMDKHGEPSSNRQAAHADIQSLQESAEIDGKVVLLSRGGCGFLEKVKWVQRRGGIALIVGDDTRGGSLVTMYARGDTSNVTIPALFTSHTTAHLLSSLVPPQGEDSAADDGSGTHTKISTHGSVGKQRMDATATTSATASPISSHKAVVHDSAVPPKQKSGLFHALLSLFGFSNHGGPVWYPPEDSRRPPSSGNINWILLDRWDEQEPSQDETERKTSRTKTDGVAEDLKKSGTSSSSTDGDGFVIGVQDWRDPDLVVPKGSILPSPTSTTDAAGNKVHTGVKGSHPTPATLKGGSITPGSGEYRTVEKSSVEKESKMEYSGHKSVYDDVKPGSSSQRNGWFARHFFWATDKPGPSPSSSAHGQITSVDQKLHDATTQNGQGVNAAEHDGLWVTLTPTSMSTSPFFDTLLVLVVSPLLTLTVVYVLLLLRSRIRRRRWRAPKSLVDRLPVRTYHTIARSTSSSETSSPRSVSPGPVSPTSPLLGAKSRSGAQLSRSQRESHVSNASASRMSSSRKGKSGSTLWRRKYTGRQVECVVCLEEYVDGQSRVMSLPCGHEFHAECITPWLTTRRRTCPICKGDVVRSMSQNKAAEAHESAEPMNEEEYHPDADSQHSSSSAPVPISGVSEDETSDLERHAGSEAGLLEGQASSAPPSWRNFAALSYSALSGDTIWHQAQTDGSR